The following coding sequences lie in one Halorussus rarus genomic window:
- a CDS encoding DUF7560 family zinc ribbon protein — MAQRYRFTCPVCEECIVVDRHVREALLAQGCVVCSSSVGSDCFDAR, encoded by the coding sequence ATGGCCCAGCGGTACCGGTTCACCTGTCCCGTCTGCGAAGAGTGTATCGTCGTGGACCGACACGTCCGCGAGGCTCTTCTCGCGCAGGGGTGTGTCGTCTGTTCCTCCAGCGTCGGGTCGGACTGCTTCGATGCTCGGTGA